The Octopus sinensis linkage group LG19, ASM634580v1, whole genome shotgun sequence genome contains a region encoding:
- the LOC115222355 gene encoding membrane magnesium transporter 1 isoform X1 — MAFLLRDSMFRKKKTLLLFYFVIDLTTKTFNIKKGILGVTGTNTRQESELVYVLASLSNTVQMGSSSHKICITFGLLVLAHAAYSAAQHRAYLRLIKNDFTRLPLDILVQCLISLLIICYGVVHIAGAFKEIQSSAELENKNWEMLSNRQSFCSFNHRGKALFA, encoded by the exons ATGGCTTTTCTGCTTCGAGATTCAAtgttccgaaaaaaaaaaacattgcttctcTTTTATTTCGTAATTGACTTAACTACAAAAACTTTTAACATAAAAAAAGGCATATTAGGTGTTACAGGAACCAATACGAGACAGGAAAGTGAATTGGTATAT GTTTTAGCTTCACTTTCCAACACGGTGCAAATGGGATCTTCATCTCACAAAATTTGTATTACATTTGGGCTTCTTGTCTTAGCTCATGCTGCCTATTCGGCTGCCCAAC ATCGAGCATATCTACGTTTGATTAAAAATGACTTTACGCGATTACCATTGGAT atTTTAGTCCAGTGTCTGATCAGTTTGTTAATCATTTGTTATGGTGTTGTGCATATTGCTGGTGCCTTTAAAGAAATTCAGTCAAGTGCTGAACTAGaaaataa aAACTGGGAGATGTTGAGTAACCGACAATCTTTCTGTAGCTTCAACCACAGAGGGAAAGCTTTATTTGCTTGA
- the LOC115222355 gene encoding uncharacterized protein LOC115222355 isoform X3: MAFLLRDSMFRKKKTLLLFYFVIDLTTKTFNIKKGILGVTGTNTRQESELVYVLASLSNTVQMGSSSHKICITFGLLVLAHAAYSAAQHRAYLRLIKNDFTRLPLDVSNDLNYLKVDPLNVCVLEIYYIVTIYILTC, encoded by the exons ATGGCTTTTCTGCTTCGAGATTCAAtgttccgaaaaaaaaaaacattgcttctcTTTTATTTCGTAATTGACTTAACTACAAAAACTTTTAACATAAAAAAAGGCATATTAGGTGTTACAGGAACCAATACGAGACAGGAAAGTGAATTGGTATAT GTTTTAGCTTCACTTTCCAACACGGTGCAAATGGGATCTTCATCTCACAAAATTTGTATTACATTTGGGCTTCTTGTCTTAGCTCATGCTGCCTATTCGGCTGCCCAAC ATCGAGCATATCTACGTTTGATTAAAAATGACTTTACGCGATTACCATTGGATGTAAGTAATGATTTAAATTATCTAAAAGTAGACcctcttaatgtgtgtgtgttagaaatatattatattgttac TATTTACATTTTAACATGTTAA
- the LOC115222355 gene encoding membrane magnesium transporter 1 isoform X4, with amino-acid sequence MGSSSHKICITFGLLVLAHAAYSAAQHRAYLRLIKNDFTRLPLDILVQCLISLLIICYGVVHIAGAFKEIQSSAELENKNWEMLSNRQSFCSFNHRGKALFA; translated from the exons ATGGGATCTTCATCTCACAAAATTTGTATTACATTTGGGCTTCTTGTCTTAGCTCATGCTGCCTATTCGGCTGCCCAAC ATCGAGCATATCTACGTTTGATTAAAAATGACTTTACGCGATTACCATTGGAT atTTTAGTCCAGTGTCTGATCAGTTTGTTAATCATTTGTTATGGTGTTGTGCATATTGCTGGTGCCTTTAAAGAAATTCAGTCAAGTGCTGAACTAGaaaataa aAACTGGGAGATGTTGAGTAACCGACAATCTTTCTGTAGCTTCAACCACAGAGGGAAAGCTTTATTTGCTTGA
- the LOC115222355 gene encoding membrane magnesium transporter 1 isoform X2, with the protein MAFLLRDSMFRKKKTLLLFYFVIDLTTKTFNIKKGILGVTGTNTRQESELVLASLSNTVQMGSSSHKICITFGLLVLAHAAYSAAQHRAYLRLIKNDFTRLPLDILVQCLISLLIICYGVVHIAGAFKEIQSSAELENKNWEMLSNRQSFCSFNHRGKALFA; encoded by the exons ATGGCTTTTCTGCTTCGAGATTCAAtgttccgaaaaaaaaaaacattgcttctcTTTTATTTCGTAATTGACTTAACTACAAAAACTTTTAACATAAAAAAAGGCATATTAGGTGTTACAGGAACCAATACGAGACAGGAAAGTGAATTG GTTTTAGCTTCACTTTCCAACACGGTGCAAATGGGATCTTCATCTCACAAAATTTGTATTACATTTGGGCTTCTTGTCTTAGCTCATGCTGCCTATTCGGCTGCCCAAC ATCGAGCATATCTACGTTTGATTAAAAATGACTTTACGCGATTACCATTGGAT atTTTAGTCCAGTGTCTGATCAGTTTGTTAATCATTTGTTATGGTGTTGTGCATATTGCTGGTGCCTTTAAAGAAATTCAGTCAAGTGCTGAACTAGaaaataa aAACTGGGAGATGTTGAGTAACCGACAATCTTTCTGTAGCTTCAACCACAGAGGGAAAGCTTTATTTGCTTGA